TCTTACCTCCAAACAGGTGTAGTGTGTTCTCATTTCATACTGAACTCTGTGCTTCTTGTAAATGTGTACAGATTTTAAAAGCGTAAGTCGTTCTATCTTCTTTGGAGGTCTGTGTctgaacaaagaacaaagagaagatGCTGTAATGTTGAATTTTATATAAATGATGTTAATATAAATTATCTGAGATTATGGTGAAATCTCTGCTGTTATCTGACATTTAGAAGATGTACAAGGCAGTATGAAGTACTGGTACAGCTTGGTATTAATGCTACAGCACTGATGACTGTAACAAGAGTATTCCTGGTATCTTTTATGCAGTTACAATGCAATCCTACTATGGCAGCACTGCATGTAgcactgcttctgctttctcatcACCACGTTACCATCTAAGAAGTGTCAGATTTATAATCTGAGAAGGAATGTCAGATAAAACCCATTTATTCTAAAAAGGAAATACTTGTAAGCACGGAATTTGAGTTACAGCAGATCATGTAAAAAGCATCTGACATCACATCATGCTAGAGATGGGTTACTTACACTTTTTCAACAGTTATGCCAAGTTCTTTAGCTGCAAGCACTGCAAAATACTCGTAGCTGTCCAACACAGCTTTATCGTGGCCTTTAACTAAAAGGGACAGTCTCCGGTACAGTATTTCTGGCTCATCTGAAATAGACACctgtattttttaagaaaaggtaAGTGTTACCACTCCATGTCCTCCTTTATTAATCCAATCACTACATATCTTCTTAGCCTGCGTGTCCCGtttgtaaaagaagaaaaaaaccacacacataCTGTTATTCACTCATTTGATATTTACCTGCAAGAGGATAACCGTATTAATCTCAATCAACAGAGATCCTTCATCTTACTGTCCCTCTAAGTGTGAAGAGAAACCTAACTTCTGAATATTCAGGCAAAATTTCTCACTCAAGAATGCAAAGGGAATGTCAGCTAAAAGAACACTTGCAAAGGcatgaaaaataacttcttattAGAAGTTAAAGCAAGTTTGGAGCAGCAATATGAGCATTCTAAATAGAAGtgtgaaaaacatgaaattctCAAACTTTTATTGGTTATCATTATGGTCAGGTACAAGAATTCTCACCTTCCTAAAATAAAGCTATTTAAATATACCAGTCTTCCCCAGGCATATTATCCTTTCTATTTGCCTAGGTTAGAAGTCTGTGACTTTCAAGTTACAATTTTATGACTTCTAGTTTGAGCGTTCATTTCTAATGGCCTGGGCTCACTGTTCATCTGAAAAGCCCTGGTTTACTCTCCTGCAGTTCAGAGCAGTAATGCCAGCACGCAGCAGATGTGGCAGGAAGGCTGGTTTTGTGTTGTGGTTGaacctggcaggcagctcagcaccacaatTTGTTCACTCACTGCCCCCTCCCAGTGGGGGGagaactgggggaaaaaaaacaacaacatagaacttgtgggttgagataagaACTATTGactgcaacagaaaagaaagaggacaaaaaCAATAGTAATgtaatacataaataaataatataaagaaatatgtaaatattatatatgtgtgtgtgtgtgtgtgtgtgtattccTCTCTCACtcaatacacacacacagacacacacacaaagcaaggGATGCATAACACATCTGCTCCCCACACACTGATCGATGCCCAGCCagtctctgagcagcagcagcccctcaGCCAACTCCTCTCACTTTCATAGCTTTCACAAGATGCCCTAGgatatggaatatccctttggccagttcaGGTCAGCTGCCTGGTCCTGCCCTCTCCCTTACCCCTCAGTCCCCTCTCTAGCAGAGCAGTAAGAGAAGCTGAGAAACCAAACTATCCTCGGCTCTGtacagtgctgctcagcaatgactaaaacattggtgtgttatcaatatagtttttctcctaaagccaaaacacagACACTACAAAGGAGGAAAGCAACAAAGAGGCGACTGTGAGCTACAGGAATCATGCTGAAAATACAATCTCAAACAGCAGTAATCTAAACTGTTTCTTACTCTAAGGCCAATTTGACATCATCCGggcttaaaaaaaaccaaaccacctGAAATAGAGGGATTTACTTCTTCTCTCTATTCTCTTCATAATTACAATGGCATACAGTACCCTGTTCTATTAAACACTTACCAGAGGATTAGTCTTAGGCTCCTCTGTATGAACATGGGATCCAGAGAATCGTCCTCCCACCAAGTCAAAGTTTCTAGATTGATAGGGAGAGCATGAAATTAATGTTGAAGTTGCACTTTTTGAGGAAGCGTGGGGGAAAAGTGGAAGGGAGGAGGGTCTGTTAAACTTACggaagaaaacactgcttttgcATAACTCTGCTTGCATAGTTGACAGGAAAAGATGATCCCTGTATAAAACAAGTGatcaaattgctttttttcttcactggaaAGTAGACAGCGAATAATATAGATTTATCAAAGGTTACTTGTATCAGCAACAGAGCATAACGCACTGCTTGACACTGATCTGCCAAACTGTAAAGCTTGCTCcatcagaaaacacagaaaaacaggagCATGGAATTATCTAAAGTTGTGtcataaaaataacagcaagcCCCCTCCACACATAGACAAATCTCACAGAGCAAACAGAGAAACAATCatcaaacagaaacaacaagAGAAATCCCACACGTTAGGGAAATAATACAACAGTTTGCAGCTATGATTAACCAGGCACCCAAACAGCAATCACAAAGTAACTCTttattagaaaatacattttgtgtGGTATCAGATACCATTTTTATGTATAGTGTTTTTTCTATAGTTCTAGTTTGACAGTACAGTGAAACCTCCTTAGATGAACGTAAGTAGGACTTGCTGTAAAAGCAGTTGAGAGGTGTCCTATAAAGGACACTATAGAAAAATTCAGCTTCTGAACTTAACTTGAgatttcactctttttttttcaacaaaacaTTCCCTGTGGTTTTGAATATTTGTGTTGAAGAGAACACAGAAACAGTTCCAAAAAGCACATTAattactgaactttttttttcctgtgttaaGTAGTGAACCCAAACGTCAATTAAGACATACCACACATCTTTCATACCAGAAAAATCTCTCCCTTCTGACATGGCTTTTAGCTTCCTACCACTAACTCCCCATTTGGCAAAGTTCACGTTAAGAACTCCCTGAGACCtaacaaaattaaatacatCTAAGGAAATTACCCTGATCCTTACACCTTCGTTCTGTGTCTGAAATCAGAATACCATCTTCCCCCCATTAAAGGCAGTATGAAATACACTATCATCACCTGACATCACACCAGGGAAAAGATATACCCATAAGTGTAAAAGTACATTCAGCAAAAGGCTGTGTGTATGAGTACACGGCACAGAACCTATGCAGATGACAAAGGGGAGATTACAGATTGGGCAATCATTGGGTAAGTAATATGCTGCTGTAAGAAGACCAAAAAAGTAATCAGGAATACAatcagtgctttgtttttgtgcatATGCAGTCTTTGTTATATAGTCTGTTGCTTTATCTACCTGGCCTTGGAGAATAGATTACTTAGTTGCAGGCAAAGATGCACACCCTTAAAGCATGCATACCATGTACCACGTCCTCTGCTTTAGAATACATAAGGCACAGCCCTTGTAAAACAGACAAATATAACAGAACATGAAGCAGTACAGCTCCACCCCACTTACCAAACTCTAGTCTTTACTGCGTGATTGTGCATATTATCCCAACCACCTGCAGCTCCCTTTTGTCACTAGAAGTGGAACTCTATACTGAATCTAAAGCTCTTGTAAAATAAAGGTGTTCTATGCAAACTCGAATAAAGCAATACTTACAGTATCCCATGTAACAAAGATGGCATTCAGCATTAAAGTGTTTTAGCACTTCTTTTACCCTCCGACTTAAATACTTGATGCCCTCTCGCTAATGGCTGCCATTGATGTAGAAGGGACAATCAAAGTGATACAGAATTCGATTCCCAATTTGAAACACTCCCAGTGCCAATCAGCTGCATTTGGTTGGAGGAGATTCTGGAGCACACAGGAGATGGATGCTTTCAAGGAGTCCACAGGGCAGCACATGCACACAGGGAGAGAGCCTGGGGCTTCAGAAACCCAATGGGAAAAGCATCACATCAAAATCCTCCCAACATGCGAGAAGGCAATTGCTTTTCAAACTCTGCAACAGCAGAACCACCACTACTTTATATCTGAAAAGATTTCCCGGTTTTCACGTTGTAGGTTCAAGACCAGAAATAAGCTCAGTTCAAGACCTCTAGATCCCAGTTACTGCTCCTCGTTATCCCCTTACAACCAGAGTAATGGTTACGACAGACTATAAAACAAGGCATTCCGAAGTCCCGAACAGAAGCCTAACCCGCAGCTAAAGGGACACCAACTAGCAGGACTGGCCCCCAGGAAACGCTCCCCACCTGACAAAGCCTCCTCCACAAGCACCGCGCCGCCATCTTGCCTCCAGCCAGACGAGCGCGACCCGGAAATAGAGAGCGGCCTCATCCTCCACCTTCCGCTCACTGCTGTCCTGGTTACGGAAGAGCGCCCCCCGCCGGCATGACGGAGCCGCGGTAGCCTTAGGCGTAGCACTGCGGCACCGGCGGGCAGGGCCGCGCGCGGGGGAGGCGGAGGCAGGGCGCNNNNNNNNNNNNNNNNNNNNNNNNNNNNNNNNNNNNNNNNNNNNNNNNNNNNNNNNNNNNNNNNNNNNNNNNNNNNNNNNNNNNNNNNNNNNNNNNNNNNTATGGCGCCCACAGGCGGGCTGCGCTCGGCGACCTCTCAGAGCCGGGCTGGCCAAAAGGGCCACACGCGTTCCCTGCTGACAGCAGGACCTGAAACCAGCACAGATCACAGGCTGTATGAAACGCATcgatatttttattttgttacttcCTCTGCCGCCTAAAATTAACagtctgccttttttttttttacactaaaGCACCTAAAATATGTACAACCATCTTCTAATAAAATAACAgttaaatattgaaaataagattttttttctcataaaatatgttttctgtatGTACAGGTTTTAGCAAAGAGGACCGAGTTGAACAGTGAACAGTTTTCCATCATCAACCATCAGTAATAAAACAGCTTGTTTGAAACAAAACTGCCCGACATATgtacaaaaagaacagcagctgTGTAACATCAGCCAGTGCCACACTTGGGGAAGTCCATGTCAGGTGCCTAAACCGTGTACTGTGTAAGAAATTGCTTCTTCTGTCTTTATGAATGGTTTCTTTGGTTGTTGGATGATCGTCTCGGCTGTACAGTACAACGGCACCCGATCGCTATGACAGAACCAGgcatatatacacatgtatttaTATATCCACACCAGGTGCAGCGCAGGTACCTGCCCAGCTGTTGCTAGAGATTTCACTGTAGATTCTttagcacagagctgctcttcaGAACGGAGCCCGCAAGTTCCTACTGTACTTCACTCCGTTCTTCAAGAAGAACTCTCACTGACTTCCACGACCATTTTGCTTTCACACAGCTTTCTTCCCACCACTGAGACGGGAAcctgaaaacatttccattttgccAGGGTAGCAGCCTTTCTCAGAGAGGTCCTTGAAATTCAAAATGATACAGGCTTGGAAGAGCAAGCAGGCTCTACTGCATTGTTTGTGCCACAGGCCCCTAGAAGCCAACCCAGGTCACATCTCACCAGAACTCCCACTTTGCAAACACTAAGAGTTGTGCAGACTACAAGATTTACCATTGGGATTTAGCTGGGAGCACTCAGCCAGCTGAACCTGGGTTGCATGGGCTCTGTGAAAGTGATGTGTCACAGCACGGACAGAATTGTTTGGAAGTGTGCTGACAGACAgttcaggaaaggaaagaaggctgGTGCCTCATCTCCTGAAACACACAGGCACAGCGATTGAGAACATCATCCATTCTGTAGCAATGGGAGCAAAATCCCACCCTCTGGTCAAAACTAACTAAAATGTCTCTGAACCCCCAAGGCAAATAGAACAAACCACATAGAGGGGAACTTTACTAAACTAAAACTGAGAAGTGATTGCTGTTCTCTTAAAGGGTTGTTCTTTATTATCAGAACATATGACGTGAAGTGAAAACTTCAGGCCATTTGAATTTGCGTATTTGGCTTTGACAGAGAAGTCACCTCTCTGCTAGTGACTCCCACTGGTTTTGAAACTGTGGTCCAGTACTCCTATACAAAGGTACTGTGGTTTACCCTCATTTTGCATAGTTACACAAAAAAGACAGACAGTAGAAAATAAGACCCTCCATCTCTCAGAGTCCACTTAAAATGTTAGAAATGTGGCAAAAAGacttcaacaacaacaacaaaaaaaaaccccacccaTAAAAAAAACTAGGAAACTGGAAGATCTGAAGTCAgtcttacaaaatattttataaaattaacAACACTCCTCCACTGTGAAagattcagaagaaaatcagtgCTACTACCTGTGAAAGTTCAAAAATCGTTGCTCTTGTTCTATTGTTAAAGGTCCACTCAATCTAACTCAACTTCTTCCCGTGGTTCTAAATTTTCTAACGATTTTGTAGGGTacaattatttttagattttattgaAGTAGAAAACCAAATCCAAATTTATGGAAGTGAATTTAGACATCAGGCAGGTAGATCTGAGcctgaagaaagagaaacagtaATTAAACAGCAATGTCACCTCACCTTTGGGATATATTTCATGAAGTAAACAACCCTGAATTTGATGTAATGAGGAAGACTGAAAATGGCACAAGAACAACACTTCATGTGTAGGAATAATAACTAACATATGCTGAAGGCATATACTCCATCAATCTCTATTCACCGAATGCAAGAATGTCTCCCTGCATTTGCCTATTAAGAGAGTAAGCTCCTGCAGTGCTCAAAAGTATGTTCCTAAAATCACTGACATGGCTATTCAACAGTGTGATTTATTGTCAcatcaaaatatatttccagtGCAATCTGATTGCCAAGGCAGTGTTCTTGATTCAGCGTTCCCATGAGTTGATGTGAACCACAGCACAATCATCTTTCTTCAATCCTTGAATTAGGTCACTTTAAAATCAGCAGATCAAAGCCTTGTTAGAAATGAAGCTCTAAAATGTACAGTGTAACCAAAGCTTTTATGAACTGCCTAACATATATGCATTAAGGCaagacagaactgaaaaagTACTGTGATACTAAAGATGATACAGTCACTCCTGTATTTATTTCACagttaaagcagattttttttctctacttccCTTAAAATGacagcacaaagaaaaagaacataatcATCTTCTTAATAAAGATGACATTTAGTTTCTAGAAGATGCTGGAAGTGATCCAGTgcaggcaaaaaataaaattaaaaaaaaaaatccatcagaaATGTGTGAAGATATCCTTGTAAGTGGGGTAAAGTTAAACCTGGAAGAGTTTAAGACTAAAGATCTACCGAGGGAAATGACAGCAGAACCGTGAACTTCTCCGATTACTGGCCTTGGAAGATACCAGCAAAATAAGCCCAGATAAAACACCTTATAAGAATATTTGTACCAAGTATTTATTTCCTCCCCCCAGAAacacaaattaataaaaaagggaaaaaagcatatttcttttctggaCCTGGATAAAAGAATTATCATTTTTCATCAGGTAGTTTACAATCAATGGGGAATAAACGAACAGTCCAGGTTCCCTGACTGAGGCATTCAGGGTGTGCTCAGTAGCTGTCTTTATCAAACAACTTTATTTACAACTCAGCATCATCCTGCAGTAGATCTGCATCTTCATCATCCAATAAAAGGTCAGCATCCATGACTTCATTCTCTTCCATGACGCCACCTAACTCCTGAACAACATCATCATCAATGTCACCGACATTTCCAACATGTTTAACCAAACTCATGTGATCCAGAGGGATCAAACTATGCCCAGCTGGCCCAGTAGTTCTCACAATAGTGGCTGCCATttctgctgccactgcagctTTCTGAGCCTTCTGCCTTTGCTGTTCTTCTTGTTGTCTGTGTGTCTTCATATGAGCATTGCGgcttttgattttgaaaaatactctaaaattttaaagaaaaaaaaaaagcagataaaagtACATTGCTTTTGATGAAGGGAGCCAAAAAACACTCAACAACCTATCAGTACATTTGCCTCCTTGTCCTGAAATAGCTGCAATGCCATGCTGAGAATTTCAGGGACAGACTACCAGATTTGTACATCCTGTCAGCATCAAAATGGCCTACTCTGACTCTGCTGAAGCTATTTTGCAGTTCCCGCAATTGCTTCAGTATCTATGCACATCCTAATTCTGCCTGAGCTCAGTTTCACTACATTCTTACACAAAAGACAGAAAGTGAAGGAATCTCACATCAGAATggacaaacaaaagcaaagaaatagagaaagtTACCCACGCCCATGCCATGCAAGTCTGTAATGAAGCAGGAAACTGGAGTGTCACATGTAGGAACTCTAATAGAGAAGTAAATTCAGGAATATTAGATGAAATGCTGCAGGGGAAGCATCCAGATTGTCACTCAAACCTCCAAACTGTCATGCAAAACCTCTGAAGAATTTGGTAAGAGAACATGATGTTTTATGGGGAAACTGTTCTTTTGAGATCATGagagcaaaataaatagtttGTTGCAATACTAttcatttgaaatacaaataggCAGAGGTGGTGCAGTACTGCAGACAGTTATATTCACTTACCTGCCACATTCCTTACAAGGGAAAATTGTTGTTGGGTCGGTCTCGCCACTTGTTGTGCTGTGGGCAGGTGAACTCTTGATGGAGCAGTACCCACTCTGTGTACCAGATTTCTGCTTAGTGCCTGCAATGGTGCATCGTGGCTTTGTCACCTGATTCGTACCTCCATGAATGCGAGCGTGGCCATTTAGTGCTTGTCGGGAACTGAACACCTGATGGACAGTAGAGTggagagaattaaaaataaaaatcaagaaagacTTAATTGCAACAGGAACTGCATGAAAAAGTATAATGAATACATACTATAAAAAACAACTATATGTCAGATATGCACACAAACAATTTTCAAAGTTCAGATGTTGCTTGCTCTCAGCTATTTCCCATTAGAATTAAACTAACTCAGtcataataaaagaaaaccaatgagCTATCTTACTCCTATAGTTGTTTAATAAAAAGGTAATCGTGGCTGTCATTATATAGCACTTCTCATCCCTACATCATACAATTCTATGTATACATGTATACTGCCTGTATTGAATGATAAGGGATTTCAAAGCAGACAAAATCATTTGTCCAAAGATACTCAGGAGGTATCACTGGCCAGGAATAGCCTAAACATCTGATTTCCAAAAATCACTATATGTTAAGATACGAAGCCCCCGCTATTATTTGAAGACATCAAACACACGTACAGCACCACAGTTTGGCATTTCACAGATGAAAGTGGATGAAGAAAGTGAAAGACTCTGAAGGGTAGGCAGGTCTATAGGTCCAACAAGAGGAATAGCTGGTGGGTCAGGAGACTTCTgcatttccctttcctcctttctgtcttcttcaATCTCCTCATCTTCCTCTAACACTTCCTCTTCTCCACTTGTCTGAAATAGATGGAGCATTTAAGAAATACTAGGAATATGGCGAAGTACAGACACTAATGGATAGTAGTACGTAGCCAAGTCTGCTTCTAGGGTTCAGTGTTTTTCCCCATCCTGGCTGAAATTCTGGTTTTGCTGGAGCTACCACAACTACACGGATAAATTACAGGTAATGAAGCTTCACTGCTGCACTCAAAATGCCCCCCACTATATTACAGAGCTGTGGTCCAGAAGCCTACAGATGCCAAGGTGCAATACTCCTCCCCACTTTTAGGATGGTGATGTATACTGTATATTCATAGTAGAATTAAATgatttaacttaaaaaaaaattaaaaaaatcaaacatgcCTCTTAAGAATGCTCGAAGTCCTTTAATTCAGACCTTGCACACTATGAATTCATTGCCAATCTGTATAAATGCTAGTTTTATCACAGTGTCTGAGATACTGTGATACATTTCAGGCATGTGTGGTCACACATTGCATTGATATGATTTCTTCTAGGCTTACCATGCattcctctctcttcttctctaAACGTGTTCTGTGTTTCCGTCCCCAGCGCAGGATTTTCTTCCAGGTATAGTAGTATTCCACGCATTGTGCAACTGTCTTAGACTTAACCTGTAGGTAAATAATTGCAGAAATAGTTCAGTctcaagttttcattttaattcaacACAACTTTAATATATTCCGAGAAGAAGGTTTTATTTACCAAATATTCAAATGGAGAAATAAAGGCAattcaaatacaacaaaaatactcttgcagaataatttttttaattattgtttttaagtCAAATTTGTGTTGACTGTTTCAGCTCCAGTACACTTCCCTGGAATTCTCTAGACTCTAGCTGGATAATGACTGAGGATGTACACTTAcaaggtatatatatatatatatatatatatatgtatatatatccaCACTTATCTCCAAAAATTGAGATTTGATTTTCAAAACCCCAAACATTTTCCAACATTTCAGCCAACAACCAAGGGATTTAATTCCGCCCTGAGACACacacaatttttccttttcGCTTTGTGACACAACATGAAAATGAAGCTCAAACACAATCTCACTTTAAGAACACGTTTCAAGGCACAACACCTGTGATATAGGCAGCTGTTAACAAACTGCTGGAGAACACAAAGGCATTAGTTGGCCACCATGTGTGTCCCACACTCACAATGCCATGACTTAAGATTTCAGTGTGTCAGTTTTTACATATAATAACAGGAGGAACAGattatttatctttttactGGTGCTGCAGTTGCATAAAGAATAATGGAAAATACCACTCCTTACAGCATCCTTCTATCTGCTACTGGTTCTATGCCTGCAATAAACTGGTCTGTCACTGGAGGGAAACTGAAGGGAAACGGAATGCAGCAAATGGCAAAAAGAGTTGGTAGGATAGAAGCCACCTTACCATTTTTTGTACAAATATAAAATCTTTGCTGTAGGTGGACAATGCCTCTTTGAACAGCCTCCTTTCTTGATGTGTCCATTTGTCAGagccttaaaaaaaacaccacacacAGTGAATTTgttaaaagcaataaaacctACCACCTTTGTGTTGATGTAACACCAAAAGTGGGAAACCTCAAGCACATGCTTGTGACTGCTGCTACCCAAATGCAAGCATGGCTGTACTGACTCACACTTCAAGTCCACCTAACCAGCGTGCTGTCTCCAGCAGCAGTCACAGGCAGTTGCCAAGGAAACAGTAAAATCAGGGCAAGCAAATAGAATGCCTCTCCCCAACTTCTCTTAGCCTCTGACCACTTGCAGTTCAGAGGATTTCTTTAATCTGTTGCGATTTGCTTATTTCATAATCACTCTTCTAAGTGCTGATGCAATCTTCTTTCCAATTAATTGGGTTTCTCACCACCACAATATCCTTTACCAAGGAGTTTTGCAGATCAGTAGACCTGTATGAAGAAACCACCTCCTTTCCTTTGATTCCTAGCTCCCAAGTAGCTTCACTGGATGACCGCTTGttcttcaagagaaaaacaaacccatTCTTTACCATCACTTCCATGCTATTTGGgattacatttcatttctgtcacttcatttttttcctcctctccagactaATAAGCCCAAGTCACTTCTACACCGCTAGTCATGAGTGCTGTCCCTCTGCAAACACTTCAGTTCTAAAACATTCCTTTAGAGATGCAGGGACCAAAAAGGCAGGTGATAATCTGCAGACTTGCACAGTGGCACCACCATGTTCTCTAGTTTCTTAACATTTGACTTgtggttattttttctttaagctgcTGTAAAATACAAAGCTGATGTTTTCATAGAACTACCATGATAATCCCAAGGACTCTTTCGGATGGGCAAATATCACCACAGAGTTGATCATTTTAGACGCAATGCTTGTACTGCCTATTCCTACATACACCACTTTATCTTCAACTACACAGAAGTCCATCTATTGTTTAATACTCCAGACACTAACTCTCAAAAAATCCCTTTGCAGCTTTTCACTTGTATGGCTTGAGGTAAGACACAAATTCTTTGTGATTGAGGCTTCAAGTAGACAGAGAGGGTATAGCAGTATGAAAATCATGCAAAGTGCTTCCTGATCAGTTAATGGAAGCTGTACATACAGCTTTCAAATATTATTATTCTGTTTGCTTCACCAGCCTAACTGCCCAGGAAAATGCAAAATCaacatttaaatagaaataatgtGTGTCTCCTCAGCATTGGTCAAACAGAAGGAACACAGAATTGCTCTACTGCATCAAATACCAGTGTCTTGATTGTAAGAGTAGGCATCACTTACATTAAAAGAAGGATATACAAGAAGTCATAAAGCAGATGCCTTGAAATGACTCTGAGAAGATTCTACTACAGTCTGTCTGAGAGTATGTGGAAGTTTCATCATTAAAAGAAATCCCAAATGTTCCTGTCAGTGTTACCATTCTCCACACAAATGCTTGCCTCTGCATTGAACTCAATTAACTTGGGCTCGCCACCATGTGTGGTATTCAACTCTGCAGGTTATTTAAGTCtaataatatatacattttttattaactgcaaatgttttgcttttcagtgtcaATTCCCGGGCTCACAGGCCTAGAGAGAGTATCTCACCACTCTGTTATATACTGAAAACTACAAAATTAACTTTTCTGCAACctgttttctgtacatttttccAGTACTGGCTATAAGCATGCATTAGCTATTTCCACAGAGATTTACAGTAAAGCTCTCAGTCTAAGTGTCAAAAAAAGGTGCTGGCTTCAAGCagcaaattttatttattctgttatCACCCAAAGATCTTTCTGCTGACACACTGCCTTGCTGTCTTTCCCTTCCTGAACCAGTGTCGTTCCCTTTCTACACCACCTGCCAGTCATTTGCTTTTACCCTCCCTTTGAGAAGGGGTAAATGCATTAATTCAGTCCAGAAACCTACTCTACTATgccaaaataacattttaaaaagcttgaCAACAGCCAAGGATGGATTTTAGTTTTCAGCAAACCTCTCCAGTTCTCTcgtgaaataataataatgataaaaatcaCTTCTTTGAACTAATTCTATTGTACAGCTATAGATAATTCAGGCCTTACAGATTTTCCCCAATAGCTATGGTATTAGCAGAGACCCTTATAAGATTATGAGGGTTAATTGGAAGTAACCTAATTAATAGAATAAATCCTGcattaggaaaagaaacagaagaaaagctgtttttaacTCTGGTTGCTGGGAAACCACTTTTCCTCTTGTTAGCTTGAGGGAGACATACAGAACGTGTATAGAGAAATCTGCAATGCAGCAAGAAAGAATTTTGGACTTAGGAATACAGATCAAATTTTAAAGATGATCTTTAGGCTTAAACATTTATTATACATTTCTGCCATATTAAAATACTGGTTTTGCTCTGATTAACTCACAGAAATATCTTTTAAGGATTTGGGGGCTTTTGGCCCAATCTGTG
This genomic stretch from Meleagris gallopavo isolate NT-WF06-2002-E0010 breed Aviagen turkey brand Nicholas breeding stock chromosome 2, Turkey_5.1, whole genome shotgun sequence harbors:
- the MRPS10 gene encoding 28S ribosomal protein S10, mitochondrial, whose product is MAARCLWRRLCQGSSFPVNYASRVMQKQCFLPNFDLVGGRFSGSHVHTEEPKTNPLVSISDEPEILYRRLSLLVKGHDKAVLDSYEYFAVLAAKELGITVEKVHRPPKKIERLTLLKSVHIYKKHRVQYEMRTHYTCLELKHLTGSTAAVYLEYVERNLPEGVAMEVKKTKIEKIPEHIREPVWDTLPQVEETEVKS